A genomic segment from Neodiprion lecontei isolate iyNeoLeco1 chromosome 1, iyNeoLeco1.1, whole genome shotgun sequence encodes:
- the LOC107218521 gene encoding vesicle transport protein USE1 isoform X1: MIPMSRLEINVRRLLTRCEFMAKDDQQTDWRLEKFILALDDLVNELQTMPNKPSKDTITEYNRRVEFLKGVVGTAKLSNPVERVAAVQMLSKTPVSSIDTVRPNIATQIHQKTTAKYTKQLRDELFNNDKGLSDDGLRQRFSNTNAHDENLDAILKYNRNIQEKIAENMLSMIGNMKEHALTARTVIKNDIASLDKSEKLTDINTDKLKKESVKLEEHTKSNWRCWVWVMVAFVLVVFFSKYTMVRASDKYVVLLFLIPTYCCFQIWCFL, from the exons ATGATTCCCATGTCCAGGTTAGAAATAAATGTTAGAAGACTTTTAACACGTTGTGAATTTATGGCTAAAGATGATCAGCAAACCGACTGGAGACTTGAAAAG TTCATACTGGCACTCGATGATTTAGTAAATGAACTGCAAACAATGCCAAA CAAGCCATCTAAAGACACTATTACTGAATATAATAGgcgagttgaatttttgaaaggtgTTGTTGGTACTGCAAAATTATCAAACCCCGTGGAAAGGGTAGCCGCAGTTCAAATGTTGTCCAAGACTCCGGTATCTAGTATAGATACAGTGCGGCCCAATATTGCAACACAAATACATCAAAAAACAACTGCTAAATATACCAAGCAACTACGAGATGAGTTGTTTAATAATGATAAAG GATTGTCTGATGATGGTCTGAGGCAAAGGTTCTCCAATACCAATGCTCACGATGAGAACTTAGATGCAATTTTAAAGTACAACCGCAACATACAAGAGAAAATAGCTGAGAATATGCTTTCAATGATTGGTAACATGAAAGAGCATGCTCTCACTGCCAGGACTGTAATCAAAAACGATATCGCCTCTTTAgacaaatcggagaaattgaCAGACATCAACACAGATAAGTTGAAAAAGGAATCTGTTAAATTAGAAGAACATACAAAATCGAATTGGAGGTGCTGGGTATGGGTAATGGTTGCGTTTGTACTTGTCGTATTTTTCAGTAAGTACACGATGGTCCGTGCTTCTGATAAATATGTAGTACTTCTGTTTCTGATACCTACTTATTGTTGTTTCCAGATATGGTgctttttatga
- the LOC107218521 gene encoding vesicle transport protein USE1 isoform X2 — MIPMSRLEINVRRLLTRCEFMAKDDQQTDWRLEKFILALDDLVNELQTMPNKPSKDTITEYNRRVEFLKGVVGTAKLSNPVERVAAVQMLSKTPVSSIDTVRPNIATQIHQKTTAKYTKQLRDELFNNDKGLSDDGLRQRFSNTNAHDENLDAILKYNRNIQEKIAENMLSMIGNMKEHALTARTVIKNDIASLDKSEKLTDINTDKLKKESVKLEEHTKSNWRCWVWVMVAFVLVVFFNMVLFMKISKKK, encoded by the exons ATGATTCCCATGTCCAGGTTAGAAATAAATGTTAGAAGACTTTTAACACGTTGTGAATTTATGGCTAAAGATGATCAGCAAACCGACTGGAGACTTGAAAAG TTCATACTGGCACTCGATGATTTAGTAAATGAACTGCAAACAATGCCAAA CAAGCCATCTAAAGACACTATTACTGAATATAATAGgcgagttgaatttttgaaaggtgTTGTTGGTACTGCAAAATTATCAAACCCCGTGGAAAGGGTAGCCGCAGTTCAAATGTTGTCCAAGACTCCGGTATCTAGTATAGATACAGTGCGGCCCAATATTGCAACACAAATACATCAAAAAACAACTGCTAAATATACCAAGCAACTACGAGATGAGTTGTTTAATAATGATAAAG GATTGTCTGATGATGGTCTGAGGCAAAGGTTCTCCAATACCAATGCTCACGATGAGAACTTAGATGCAATTTTAAAGTACAACCGCAACATACAAGAGAAAATAGCTGAGAATATGCTTTCAATGATTGGTAACATGAAAGAGCATGCTCTCACTGCCAGGACTGTAATCAAAAACGATATCGCCTCTTTAgacaaatcggagaaattgaCAGACATCAACACAGATAAGTTGAAAAAGGAATCTGTTAAATTAGAAGAACATACAAAATCGAATTGGAGGTGCTGGGTATGGGTAATGGTTGCGTTTGTACTTGTCGTATTTTTCA ATATGGTgctttttatgaaaatttcaaagaagaaataa
- the LOC124292619 gene encoding F-box/LRR-repeat protein 15 isoform X2: protein MVHLVDLPWMDVVYAHIFCHLNLQDLFRLRCVSKELCLLVDKYFIPWQSLDLSDYVCIGPAAFGVLVQSCNNLKYVNLKKNNWLDSIQLMLLLHKHHNLAVLDLSSCNNDYMHHGSIDISKCENLTSIKLQNCTWVTERFLLNLAQCTKLQKVILADCYQVSDQAVISLCQNSGRLSHISFENLTISDQTLYAAALYCKTIQEFCLRRCLRITDAGLLSLRSLPFLTKLEVIGCVRVTERGLAPMRGKVEIDLPPKPICQPQPLSLQV from the exons ATGGTACATTTGGTGGACTTACCTTGGATGGATGTGGTCTATGCACATATTTTTTGCCACTTGAACTTACAGGATTTGTTTCGCTTGCGATGCGTTTCAAAAGAACTTTGTCTTCTTGttgacaaatatttcattccgTGGCAATCGTTGGATCTTTCTGACTATGTTTGTATTGGACCTGCTGCTTTTGGA GTATTGGTGCAATCTTGTAACAACTTGAAATACGTTAATCTAAAAAAGAACAACTGGCTTGACAGTATTCAACTCATGTTATTGTTACACAAGCATCATAACTTGGCAGTGTTAGATCTGAGCAGTTGTAACAATGACTACATGCATCACGGTTCCATTGATATTTCAAAGTGTGAGAATCTCACTTCAATAAAACTACAGAATTGCACATGGGTTACTGAACGGTTCTTATTGAACTTAGCACAATGCACTAAATTGCAAAAGGTGATATTGGCAGACTGTTATCAAGTATCAGATCAAGCAGTAATTTCTCTTTGCCAAAACTCTGGAAG ATTGTCACATATTTCGTTCGAGAACTTGACCATCTCGGACCAAACACTTTATGCAGCAGCACTGTACTGCAAAACCATACAAGAATTTTGTCTGAGGAGATGCTTAAGGATCACCGATGCAGGGTTACTATCACTGAGATCGCTGCCATTTCTtacgaaacttgaagtgatCGGTTGTGTTCGTGTGACGGAACGTGGTTTGGCACCCATGCGAGGCAAAGTGGAGATAGATCTACCACCTAAACCCATTTGCCAGCCGCAACCTTTGAGCCTTCAAGTTTAG
- the LOC107218725 gene encoding adenosine kinase 2 isoform X3, protein MAEELNEGLLLGMGNPLLDISATVDEDFLKKYELKANDAILAEKKHKTLYDELIEQYKADFIAGGSTQNSMRVAQWFLERPNIATFMGCVGNDKYAQILKDKARSDGINVHYQYTDEEPTGTCAVLITGKERSLCANLAAANCFSVSHIQVPENRELLEKAAFIYISGFFLTVSPETIQEVARHALDKGKTFLMNLSAPFLCEFFKTPMRAALPYVDILFGNETEAETFATVNELGTKDIKEIALEISKMEKVNNKRKRIVIFTQGHGPVILAKDNTITEFSVDQIPEEKVVDTNGAGDAFVGGFLAQFIQGRSLETSIKCGIWAASQIIQRSGCTYEGKPDFAI, encoded by the exons ATGGCGGAAGAACTAAA TGAGGGTCTTCTACTGGGCATGGGCAACCCCCTCCTCGACATATCTGCCACCGTAGATGAAgactttttaaaaaagtacGAGCTAAAGGCAAATGATGCCATCCTGgctgaaaaaaaacacaaaactTTGTATGATgagttaatagagcagtaTAAAGCCGACTTTATAGCTGGAGGCTCAACACAAAACTCTATGCGAGTAGCTCAa TGGTTTCTTGAGAGACCAAATATCGCGACATTTATGGGATGCGTTGGCAATGACAAGTACGCACAAATTTTAAAAGATAAAGCACGCTCGGATGGGATTAATGTACATTATCAATATACAGACGAAGAGCCAACAGGTACATGCGCAGTACTCATCACCGGCAAGGAGCGATCTTTATGTGCAAATTTAGCTGCAGCAAATTGTTTCTCTGTATCACATATTCAAGTACCTGAAAATAGAGAATTATTAGAAAAGGCagcttttatttatatttcg GGGTTCTTTTTGACCGTTAGTCCAGAAACTATACAAGAGGTTGCTCGTCATGCTCTTGATAAGGGCAAAACTTTCCTTATGAATTTGAGCGCACCGTTTTTGTGCGAGTTTTTTAAAACACCCATGAGAGCTGCTTTACCGTATGTAGATATATTGTTTGGCAATGAAACTGAAGCAGAAACTTTTGCTACTGTGAACGAATTAGGAACAAAGGATATAAAAGAAATCGCATTGGAAATTTCGAAGATGGAAAAAGTTAACAACAAGAGAAAACGCATCGTTATCTTTACACAAGGCCATGGCCCTGTTATTTTAGCCAAGGACAATACAATAACCGAGTTCTCTGTTGACCAAATACCTGAAGAAAAGGTTGTGGACACTAATGGAGCTGGAGACGCCTTTGTTGGAG GATTTTTGGCACAGTTCATCCAGGGCCGCAGTTTAGAAACTTCTATCAAATGTGGAATATGGGCAGCATCGCAAATTATACAGAGATCTGGATGTACTTATGAAGGCAAGCCTGATTTTgcgatataa
- the LOC107218546 gene encoding RNA-binding protein lark isoform X3 has protein sequence MPGFSSVGTFKIFIGNLADKTANGDIKPLFEKYGKVVECDVVKNYGFVHMENEEAGRNAIQNLNGHIVHGQPIKCEAAKSRKGPNTPTTKIFVGNLTDNTKAPQVRELFAKFGTVVECDIVRNYGFVHLEATGDINDAIKELNGQMVDGQPMKVQISTSRVRQRPGMGDPEQCYRCGRGGHWSKECPKGGMGGGPDRNGFRDRMFGRDPYPPPPPPPFLRDRLMGGGRFGDYESYYDRRGFDDSRDLYERRFSGMGGPREMGSSMRGRDFPMPPLPPRRDPMPPMPPIGMASMRDSGFSRGNDYGMFSRRSPPPSGNNGRFSRGIYEDFSRDSFDDRRV, from the exons ATGCCGGGTTTTAGTAGTGTGGGCACGTTCAAAATCTTCATCGGTAATTTAGCCGACAAAACAGCAAACGGCGACATCAAGCCTCTCTTCGAAAAGTACGGCAAGGTCGTGGAGTGCGATGTTGTCAAGAACTATGGATTCGTC caCATGGAAAATGAAGAAGCTGGTAGAAATGCAATTCAGAATTTAAACGGACATATTGTACATGGCCAGCCGATAAAATGTGAGGCTGCCAAGAGCCGAAAAGGGCCAAACACTCCAACAACAAAGATCTTTGTTGGCAACCTCACGGATAATACAAAAGCACCTCAAGTACGCGAGTTGTTTGCCAAGTTTGGAACGGTTGTTGAATGTGACATTGTGCGAAACTATGGATTCGTTCATTTGGAAGCAACTGGTGATATTAATGACGCTATTAAGGAGCTTAATGGACAAATGGTAGATGGCCAGCCCATGAAGGTTCAGATTTCTACTAGCAGAGTACGGCAAAGGCCGGGTATGGGTGACCCTGAGCAGTGCTATCGCTGTGGACGTGGAGGCCATTGGTCCAAAGAATGTCCTAAAGGTGGTATGGGAGGTGGACCAGATAGAAACGGCTTTAGAGACCGAATGTTTGGCCGTGATCCTTACCCACCACCTCCTCCACCACCCTTCCTCCGTGACAGACTTATGGGAGGCGGCCGCTTTGGT GACTATGAAAGTTACTACGACAGGCGTGGATTTGATGACTCAAGAGATCTCTATGAGAGGAGATTTTCAGGCATGGGAGGCCCTCGTGAAATGGGTAGCTCGATGCGTGGGCGCGATTTTCCGATGCCTCCACTTCCTCCTAGACGAGACCCTATGCCACCAATGCCTCCCATAGGTATGGCGTCTATGCGAGACAGCGGATTCTCTCGTGGCAATGACTATGGCATGTTCAGCCGACGATCACCTCCACCAAGTGGGAACAACGGCCGGTTCAG TAGAGGCATATACGAGGACTTCAGCCGAGATTCATTTGACGATCGTAG AGTCTAA
- the LOC107218725 gene encoding adenosine kinase 2 isoform X1 has protein sequence MYIHELCTISEYFTYFTWVQSQQNEGLLLGMGNPLLDISATVDEDFLKKYELKANDAILAEKKHKTLYDELIEQYKADFIAGGSTQNSMRVAQWFLERPNIATFMGCVGNDKYAQILKDKARSDGINVHYQYTDEEPTGTCAVLITGKERSLCANLAAANCFSVSHIQVPENRELLEKAAFIYISGFFLTVSPETIQEVARHALDKGKTFLMNLSAPFLCEFFKTPMRAALPYVDILFGNETEAETFATVNELGTKDIKEIALEISKMEKVNNKRKRIVIFTQGHGPVILAKDNTITEFSVDQIPEEKVVDTNGAGDAFVGGFLAQFIQGRSLETSIKCGIWAASQIIQRSGCTYEGKPDFAI, from the exons atgtacatacatgaatTGTGTACGATTAGCGAATACTTTACGTATTTTACTTGGGTTCAGAGTCAACAAAA TGAGGGTCTTCTACTGGGCATGGGCAACCCCCTCCTCGACATATCTGCCACCGTAGATGAAgactttttaaaaaagtacGAGCTAAAGGCAAATGATGCCATCCTGgctgaaaaaaaacacaaaactTTGTATGATgagttaatagagcagtaTAAAGCCGACTTTATAGCTGGAGGCTCAACACAAAACTCTATGCGAGTAGCTCAa TGGTTTCTTGAGAGACCAAATATCGCGACATTTATGGGATGCGTTGGCAATGACAAGTACGCACAAATTTTAAAAGATAAAGCACGCTCGGATGGGATTAATGTACATTATCAATATACAGACGAAGAGCCAACAGGTACATGCGCAGTACTCATCACCGGCAAGGAGCGATCTTTATGTGCAAATTTAGCTGCAGCAAATTGTTTCTCTGTATCACATATTCAAGTACCTGAAAATAGAGAATTATTAGAAAAGGCagcttttatttatatttcg GGGTTCTTTTTGACCGTTAGTCCAGAAACTATACAAGAGGTTGCTCGTCATGCTCTTGATAAGGGCAAAACTTTCCTTATGAATTTGAGCGCACCGTTTTTGTGCGAGTTTTTTAAAACACCCATGAGAGCTGCTTTACCGTATGTAGATATATTGTTTGGCAATGAAACTGAAGCAGAAACTTTTGCTACTGTGAACGAATTAGGAACAAAGGATATAAAAGAAATCGCATTGGAAATTTCGAAGATGGAAAAAGTTAACAACAAGAGAAAACGCATCGTTATCTTTACACAAGGCCATGGCCCTGTTATTTTAGCCAAGGACAATACAATAACCGAGTTCTCTGTTGACCAAATACCTGAAGAAAAGGTTGTGGACACTAATGGAGCTGGAGACGCCTTTGTTGGAG GATTTTTGGCACAGTTCATCCAGGGCCGCAGTTTAGAAACTTCTATCAAATGTGGAATATGGGCAGCATCGCAAATTATACAGAGATCTGGATGTACTTATGAAGGCAAGCCTGATTTTgcgatataa
- the LOC107218725 gene encoding adenosine kinase 2 isoform X2, whose translation MCIDHIHPSEGLLLGMGNPLLDISATVDEDFLKKYELKANDAILAEKKHKTLYDELIEQYKADFIAGGSTQNSMRVAQWFLERPNIATFMGCVGNDKYAQILKDKARSDGINVHYQYTDEEPTGTCAVLITGKERSLCANLAAANCFSVSHIQVPENRELLEKAAFIYISGFFLTVSPETIQEVARHALDKGKTFLMNLSAPFLCEFFKTPMRAALPYVDILFGNETEAETFATVNELGTKDIKEIALEISKMEKVNNKRKRIVIFTQGHGPVILAKDNTITEFSVDQIPEEKVVDTNGAGDAFVGGFLAQFIQGRSLETSIKCGIWAASQIIQRSGCTYEGKPDFAI comes from the exons ATGTGCATAGACCACATCCATCCAAG TGAGGGTCTTCTACTGGGCATGGGCAACCCCCTCCTCGACATATCTGCCACCGTAGATGAAgactttttaaaaaagtacGAGCTAAAGGCAAATGATGCCATCCTGgctgaaaaaaaacacaaaactTTGTATGATgagttaatagagcagtaTAAAGCCGACTTTATAGCTGGAGGCTCAACACAAAACTCTATGCGAGTAGCTCAa TGGTTTCTTGAGAGACCAAATATCGCGACATTTATGGGATGCGTTGGCAATGACAAGTACGCACAAATTTTAAAAGATAAAGCACGCTCGGATGGGATTAATGTACATTATCAATATACAGACGAAGAGCCAACAGGTACATGCGCAGTACTCATCACCGGCAAGGAGCGATCTTTATGTGCAAATTTAGCTGCAGCAAATTGTTTCTCTGTATCACATATTCAAGTACCTGAAAATAGAGAATTATTAGAAAAGGCagcttttatttatatttcg GGGTTCTTTTTGACCGTTAGTCCAGAAACTATACAAGAGGTTGCTCGTCATGCTCTTGATAAGGGCAAAACTTTCCTTATGAATTTGAGCGCACCGTTTTTGTGCGAGTTTTTTAAAACACCCATGAGAGCTGCTTTACCGTATGTAGATATATTGTTTGGCAATGAAACTGAAGCAGAAACTTTTGCTACTGTGAACGAATTAGGAACAAAGGATATAAAAGAAATCGCATTGGAAATTTCGAAGATGGAAAAAGTTAACAACAAGAGAAAACGCATCGTTATCTTTACACAAGGCCATGGCCCTGTTATTTTAGCCAAGGACAATACAATAACCGAGTTCTCTGTTGACCAAATACCTGAAGAAAAGGTTGTGGACACTAATGGAGCTGGAGACGCCTTTGTTGGAG GATTTTTGGCACAGTTCATCCAGGGCCGCAGTTTAGAAACTTCTATCAAATGTGGAATATGGGCAGCATCGCAAATTATACAGAGATCTGGATGTACTTATGAAGGCAAGCCTGATTTTgcgatataa
- the LOC107218546 gene encoding RNA-binding protein lark isoform X1, protein MPGFSSVGTFKIFIGNLADKTANGDIKPLFEKYGKVVECDVVKNYGFVHMENEEAGRNAIQNLNGHIVHGQPIKCEAAKSRKGPNTPTTKIFVGNLTDNTKAPQVRELFAKFGTVVECDIVRNYGFVHLEATGDINDAIKELNGQMVDGQPMKVQISTSRVRQRPGMGDPEQCYRCGRGGHWSKECPKGGMGGGPDRNGFRDRMFGRDPYPPPPPPPFLRDRLMGGGRFGDYESYYDRRGFDDSRDLYERRFSGMGGPREMGSSMRGRDFPMPPLPPRRDPMPPMPPIGMASMRDSGFSRGNDYGMFSRRSPPPSGNNGRFSRGIYEDFSRDSFDDRRNMVALPELSYDQESKLEGSKVAAGKWV, encoded by the exons ATGCCGGGTTTTAGTAGTGTGGGCACGTTCAAAATCTTCATCGGTAATTTAGCCGACAAAACAGCAAACGGCGACATCAAGCCTCTCTTCGAAAAGTACGGCAAGGTCGTGGAGTGCGATGTTGTCAAGAACTATGGATTCGTC caCATGGAAAATGAAGAAGCTGGTAGAAATGCAATTCAGAATTTAAACGGACATATTGTACATGGCCAGCCGATAAAATGTGAGGCTGCCAAGAGCCGAAAAGGGCCAAACACTCCAACAACAAAGATCTTTGTTGGCAACCTCACGGATAATACAAAAGCACCTCAAGTACGCGAGTTGTTTGCCAAGTTTGGAACGGTTGTTGAATGTGACATTGTGCGAAACTATGGATTCGTTCATTTGGAAGCAACTGGTGATATTAATGACGCTATTAAGGAGCTTAATGGACAAATGGTAGATGGCCAGCCCATGAAGGTTCAGATTTCTACTAGCAGAGTACGGCAAAGGCCGGGTATGGGTGACCCTGAGCAGTGCTATCGCTGTGGACGTGGAGGCCATTGGTCCAAAGAATGTCCTAAAGGTGGTATGGGAGGTGGACCAGATAGAAACGGCTTTAGAGACCGAATGTTTGGCCGTGATCCTTACCCACCACCTCCTCCACCACCCTTCCTCCGTGACAGACTTATGGGAGGCGGCCGCTTTGGT GACTATGAAAGTTACTACGACAGGCGTGGATTTGATGACTCAAGAGATCTCTATGAGAGGAGATTTTCAGGCATGGGAGGCCCTCGTGAAATGGGTAGCTCGATGCGTGGGCGCGATTTTCCGATGCCTCCACTTCCTCCTAGACGAGACCCTATGCCACCAATGCCTCCCATAGGTATGGCGTCTATGCGAGACAGCGGATTCTCTCGTGGCAATGACTATGGCATGTTCAGCCGACGATCACCTCCACCAAGTGGGAACAACGGCCGGTTCAG TAGAGGCATATACGAGGACTTCAGCCGAGATTCATTTGACGATCGTAG aaaCATGGTTGCACTTCCAGAACTAAGTTACGACCAAG AGTCTAAACTTGAAGGCTCAAAGGTTGCGGCTGGCAAATGGGTTTAG
- the LOC107218725 gene encoding adenosine kinase 2 isoform X4 — translation MGNPLLDISATVDEDFLKKYELKANDAILAEKKHKTLYDELIEQYKADFIAGGSTQNSMRVAQWFLERPNIATFMGCVGNDKYAQILKDKARSDGINVHYQYTDEEPTGTCAVLITGKERSLCANLAAANCFSVSHIQVPENRELLEKAAFIYISGFFLTVSPETIQEVARHALDKGKTFLMNLSAPFLCEFFKTPMRAALPYVDILFGNETEAETFATVNELGTKDIKEIALEISKMEKVNNKRKRIVIFTQGHGPVILAKDNTITEFSVDQIPEEKVVDTNGAGDAFVGGFLAQFIQGRSLETSIKCGIWAASQIIQRSGCTYEGKPDFAI, via the exons ATGGGCAACCCCCTCCTCGACATATCTGCCACCGTAGATGAAgactttttaaaaaagtacGAGCTAAAGGCAAATGATGCCATCCTGgctgaaaaaaaacacaaaactTTGTATGATgagttaatagagcagtaTAAAGCCGACTTTATAGCTGGAGGCTCAACACAAAACTCTATGCGAGTAGCTCAa TGGTTTCTTGAGAGACCAAATATCGCGACATTTATGGGATGCGTTGGCAATGACAAGTACGCACAAATTTTAAAAGATAAAGCACGCTCGGATGGGATTAATGTACATTATCAATATACAGACGAAGAGCCAACAGGTACATGCGCAGTACTCATCACCGGCAAGGAGCGATCTTTATGTGCAAATTTAGCTGCAGCAAATTGTTTCTCTGTATCACATATTCAAGTACCTGAAAATAGAGAATTATTAGAAAAGGCagcttttatttatatttcg GGGTTCTTTTTGACCGTTAGTCCAGAAACTATACAAGAGGTTGCTCGTCATGCTCTTGATAAGGGCAAAACTTTCCTTATGAATTTGAGCGCACCGTTTTTGTGCGAGTTTTTTAAAACACCCATGAGAGCTGCTTTACCGTATGTAGATATATTGTTTGGCAATGAAACTGAAGCAGAAACTTTTGCTACTGTGAACGAATTAGGAACAAAGGATATAAAAGAAATCGCATTGGAAATTTCGAAGATGGAAAAAGTTAACAACAAGAGAAAACGCATCGTTATCTTTACACAAGGCCATGGCCCTGTTATTTTAGCCAAGGACAATACAATAACCGAGTTCTCTGTTGACCAAATACCTGAAGAAAAGGTTGTGGACACTAATGGAGCTGGAGACGCCTTTGTTGGAG GATTTTTGGCACAGTTCATCCAGGGCCGCAGTTTAGAAACTTCTATCAAATGTGGAATATGGGCAGCATCGCAAATTATACAGAGATCTGGATGTACTTATGAAGGCAAGCCTGATTTTgcgatataa
- the LOC107218546 gene encoding RNA-binding protein lark isoform X2 — MPGFSSVGTFKIFIGNLADKTANGDIKPLFEKYGKVVECDVVKNYGFVHMENEEAGRNAIQNLNGHIVHGQPIKCEAAKSRKGPNTPTTKIFVGNLTDNTKAPQVRELFAKFGTVVECDIVRNYGFVHLEATGDINDAIKELNGQMVDGQPMKVQISTSRVRQRPGMGDPEQCYRCGRGGHWSKECPKGGMGGGPDRNGFRDRMFGRDPYPPPPPPPFLRDRLMGGGRFGDYESYYDRRGFDDSRDLYERRFSGMGGPREMGSSMRGRDFPMPPLPPRRDPMPPMPPIGMASMRDSGFSRGNDYGMFSRRSPPPSGNNGRFSRGIYEDFSRDSFDDRRPGIRGPSPSRRFAPY; from the exons ATGCCGGGTTTTAGTAGTGTGGGCACGTTCAAAATCTTCATCGGTAATTTAGCCGACAAAACAGCAAACGGCGACATCAAGCCTCTCTTCGAAAAGTACGGCAAGGTCGTGGAGTGCGATGTTGTCAAGAACTATGGATTCGTC caCATGGAAAATGAAGAAGCTGGTAGAAATGCAATTCAGAATTTAAACGGACATATTGTACATGGCCAGCCGATAAAATGTGAGGCTGCCAAGAGCCGAAAAGGGCCAAACACTCCAACAACAAAGATCTTTGTTGGCAACCTCACGGATAATACAAAAGCACCTCAAGTACGCGAGTTGTTTGCCAAGTTTGGAACGGTTGTTGAATGTGACATTGTGCGAAACTATGGATTCGTTCATTTGGAAGCAACTGGTGATATTAATGACGCTATTAAGGAGCTTAATGGACAAATGGTAGATGGCCAGCCCATGAAGGTTCAGATTTCTACTAGCAGAGTACGGCAAAGGCCGGGTATGGGTGACCCTGAGCAGTGCTATCGCTGTGGACGTGGAGGCCATTGGTCCAAAGAATGTCCTAAAGGTGGTATGGGAGGTGGACCAGATAGAAACGGCTTTAGAGACCGAATGTTTGGCCGTGATCCTTACCCACCACCTCCTCCACCACCCTTCCTCCGTGACAGACTTATGGGAGGCGGCCGCTTTGGT GACTATGAAAGTTACTACGACAGGCGTGGATTTGATGACTCAAGAGATCTCTATGAGAGGAGATTTTCAGGCATGGGAGGCCCTCGTGAAATGGGTAGCTCGATGCGTGGGCGCGATTTTCCGATGCCTCCACTTCCTCCTAGACGAGACCCTATGCCACCAATGCCTCCCATAGGTATGGCGTCTATGCGAGACAGCGGATTCTCTCGTGGCAATGACTATGGCATGTTCAGCCGACGATCACCTCCACCAAGTGGGAACAACGGCCGGTTCAG TAGAGGCATATACGAGGACTTCAGCCGAGATTCATTTGACGATCGTAG ACCGGGAATACGAGGACCATCGCCGTCGCGCCGGTTCGCACCATACTAA
- the LOC124292619 gene encoding F-box/LRR-repeat protein 15 isoform X1 — translation MSSKRGAGLLSLIIDQHTKKIHMWTHLIYFLHCFQIYNSTIDLFLETCYPLKTIFGKLFWQFLMYNFFSFSHKVLVQSCNNLKYVNLKKNNWLDSIQLMLLLHKHHNLAVLDLSSCNNDYMHHGSIDISKCENLTSIKLQNCTWVTERFLLNLAQCTKLQKVILADCYQVSDQAVISLCQNSGRLSHISFENLTISDQTLYAAALYCKTIQEFCLRRCLRITDAGLLSLRSLPFLTKLEVIGCVRVTERGLAPMRGKVEIDLPPKPICQPQPLSLQV, via the exons ATGTCATCAAAGAGAGGCGCTGGACTACTTAGTTTGATCATTGATCAACAtactaaaaaaatacatatgtgGACTCATCTGATCTATTTTTTGCATTGCTTCCAAATATACAATTCAACCATTGATCTGTTTCTTGAGACCTGTTATCCactgaaaacaatttttggcAAGTTATTCTGGCAGTTTctcatgtataattttttttctttttcacacaAGGTATTGGTGCAATCTTGTAACAACTTGAAATACGTTAATCTAAAAAAGAACAACTGGCTTGACAGTATTCAACTCATGTTATTGTTACACAAGCATCATAACTTGGCAGTGTTAGATCTGAGCAGTTGTAACAATGACTACATGCATCACGGTTCCATTGATATTTCAAAGTGTGAGAATCTCACTTCAATAAAACTACAGAATTGCACATGGGTTACTGAACGGTTCTTATTGAACTTAGCACAATGCACTAAATTGCAAAAGGTGATATTGGCAGACTGTTATCAAGTATCAGATCAAGCAGTAATTTCTCTTTGCCAAAACTCTGGAAG ATTGTCACATATTTCGTTCGAGAACTTGACCATCTCGGACCAAACACTTTATGCAGCAGCACTGTACTGCAAAACCATACAAGAATTTTGTCTGAGGAGATGCTTAAGGATCACCGATGCAGGGTTACTATCACTGAGATCGCTGCCATTTCTtacgaaacttgaagtgatCGGTTGTGTTCGTGTGACGGAACGTGGTTTGGCACCCATGCGAGGCAAAGTGGAGATAGATCTACCACCTAAACCCATTTGCCAGCCGCAACCTTTGAGCCTTCAAGTTTAG